A stretch of DNA from bacterium:
TTCATTATACTAGGTCTGGAGATATTATAATAGACACTTTTGCAGGAACAGGAACAACTCCAATCGTACTGGCTACGCAGGGAATTCAGTGTGGCTACTCTGAAATCAACCCTGCGATGCTAACGGTTATCCAAACAAAAATCGAAGTCGCTTCGCTTAGTCTTGGCGCAAAAAACAAATTGGCACAACGACTAAGGAAACTAAGTAATGCGATCCAAGAAGACACTGAATCCGCTAAAGAAGATGCTACATTATTCGAAACATACAAATCCTGTTTTGGGGATAGCACTTTTTTTGACGCTGATAACTTCAAACAAGTCCTCAGACTCAGATCTCTCTGCGACTCTTTTGCCCAGACAGATCAACTAATTGGAAAAGTTTTACTCATTGCTGTTCTCTCGCAACTTATTCCTTGTTCCCTTCTCAAAAGACAGGGTGACGTAAGGTTTAAAACAAAAAAAGAACTTGTATCTGGTGTTCCCCGAATGGTGACGGCGGTGGCGAAACATCTGCTTTCAATGGCAGCGGATTGTGATAAATGCCCACCAATAATTGTCATGCCAACTTTGCTGACGCCCGATGCGAAGGCTTTAAGATCAGCTCCTAAGTTCCACGCTGATGGTGTTATAACGAGTCCACCCTATCTGAACGGCACAAACTACATACGTAACACTAAGATTGAATTATGGTTCTGTCGGCATATCCAGAGATCCTCAGACTTAAGGCTGATACGAGATAAAGTGGTGACTTCAGGCATCAATGATGTTGTCAAGAAAAAGGGAGAAAAGAGAGTTACGAAATCGGTCAATGATCTCGTAACGAGCCTTGAAGTTGACGCTTACGACGACAGAATTCCAAGAATGGTTGCCGCATATTTTGAAGACATGCACACAGTCTTCCTGGGACTGCAAGCTCAAACAGAAAACCATGCAATAGTGTGTGTTGACATCGGAGACAGTCGCTTTGGCGGCGTATCTGTACCAACTCACACGCTGCTAGTTGACGTGGCTGCAACCGCCGGATTTCAACTGAAGGAACGACTTGAACTAAGGAAACGCACCTCTCGTGACCAAGGGGCATTAACACAAGATCTACTCGTTTTCGAGAAGACCAAATCCCCAAACGAAATGAACATTGTTTCCGCCGGGTCTTGGGCTGACAAGTGGGCTAACTTCAAGAATACGATGCCACATCAACGTCCTCCTTTCACAGCACGTAACTGGGGACATCCAAGACACTCAGTATGCTCCTTTCAGGGCAAGATGAAGCCCTCGCTAGCCCATTTTCTCGTAGATTGCTTTTCAAACCCCAATGGCAAAGTGCTCGACCCGTTCTCCGGTTCGGGAACAATACCGTTTGAAGCAGCTTTGATGGGAAGGCAAGCATACGCATTTGACATAAGCCTCATGTCTTGCGCCATAACATCTGCCAAGATCTCTCCCCCTGATATGAGTTCACTAAATCTTCTCTTGCGGGAGTTCGATGATTATGTAAGCAAACATCATCCATCAAAAGCCGAGATAGACGCCGCTTGCTCCGTTAGTTTCAACAAAACTATACCGGAATATTTTCATGCAAAGACAATGTCGGAGATTATCGCTGCAAGATCTTTTCTGTCCGAACGCAGGAACGACTCTGTTGAATGGAATTTTATTATGGCGTGTATGCTTCATATCCTGCATGGCAATCGTCCGTACGCATTAAGCCGCAGGAGCCACTCCATTACCCCCTATGCCCCAACCGGGCCGACTGAATACCGTTCAGTGAGCGAAAGACT
This window harbors:
- a CDS encoding DNA methyltransferase produces the protein HYTRSGDIIIDTFAGTGTTPIVLATQGIQCGYSEINPAMLTVIQTKIEVASLSLGAKNKLAQRLRKLSNAIQEDTESAKEDATLFETYKSCFGDSTFFDADNFKQVLRLRSLCDSFAQTDQLIGKVLLIAVLSQLIPCSLLKRQGDVRFKTKKELVSGVPRMVTAVAKHLLSMAADCDKCPPIIVMPTLLTPDAKALRSAPKFHADGVITSPPYLNGTNYIRNTKIELWFCRHIQRSSDLRLIRDKVVTSGINDVVKKKGEKRVTKSVNDLVTSLEVDAYDDRIPRMVAAYFEDMHTVFLGLQAQTENHAIVCVDIGDSRFGGVSVPTHTLLVDVAATAGFQLKERLELRKRTSRDQGALTQDLLVFEKTKSPNEMNIVSAGSWADKWANFKNTMPHQRPPFTARNWGHPRHSVCSFQGKMKPSLAHFLVDCFSNPNGKVLDPFSGSGTIPFEAALMGRQAYAFDISLMSCAITSAKISPPDMSSLNLLLREFDDYVSKHHPSKAEIDAACSVSFNKTIPEYFHAKTMSEIIAARSFLSERRNDSVEWNFIMACMLHILHGNRPYALSRRSHSITPYAPTGPTEYRSVSERLRAKVSLVLDKPLPPDFLKGKTFQADILKVWPHEIQDLDAIITSPPFFDSQRFYMTNWMRYWFCGWSAETFQNEPSKYVETQQKKSMSIYSSVFTHSYERLKPGGLVVFHLGKSRKCDMAAALVREANERFNVLDVFEEPVLHCEKHGVRDKGTVTDHQYLILQRRS